A window of Choloepus didactylus isolate mChoDid1 chromosome 23, mChoDid1.pri, whole genome shotgun sequence contains these coding sequences:
- the PPP1CC gene encoding serine/threonine-protein phosphatase PP1-gamma catalytic subunit: MADIDKLNIDSIIQRLLEVRGSKPGKNVQLQENEIRGLCLKSREIFLSQPILLELEAPLKICGDIHGQYYDLLRLFEYGGFPPESNYLFLGDYVDRGKQSLETICLLLAYKIKYPENFFLLRGNHECASINRIYGFYDECKRRYNIKLWKTFTDCFNCLPIAAIVDEKIFCCHGGLSPDLQSMEQIRRIMRPTDVPDQGLLCDLLWSDPDKDVLGWGENDRGVSFTFGAEVVAKFLHKHDLDLICRAHQVVEDGYEFFAKRQLVTLFSAPNYCGEFDNAGAMMSVDETLMCSFQILKPAEKKKPNATRPVTPPRVSSGLNPTIQKASNYRNNSVLYE, from the exons ATGGCGGATATAGATAAACTCAACATCGACAGCATCATCCAACGGCTGCTGGAAG TGAGAGGGTCCAAGCCTGGTAAGAATGTCCAGCTACAGGAGAATGAAATCAGAGGATTGTGCTTAAAGTCTCGTGAGATCTTTCTCAGTCAGCCTATCCTACTAGAACTTGAAGCACCACTCAAAATATGTG GTGATATCCATGGGCAATACTATGATTTGCTTCGACTTTTTGAGTACGGTGGTTTCCCACCAGAAAGCAACTACCTGTTTCTTGGGGACTATGTTGACAGAGGGAAGCAGTCATTGGAGACTATATGCCTCTTACTGGCCTACAAAATCAAATATCCcgagaatttttttcttctccgaGGAAACCACGAATGTGCCAGCATCAATAGAATTTATGGATTTTATGATGAAT GTAAAAGAAGATACAACATTAAACTATGGAAAACTTTCACAGACTGCTTTAACTGTTTACCGATAGCAGCCATCGTTGATGAGAAAATATTCTGCTGTCATGGAG GTTTATCACCAGATCTTCAATCTATGGAGCAGATACGGCGAATTATGCGACCAACTGATGTACCAGATCAAGGTCTTCTTTGTGATCTTTTGTGGTCTGACCCCGATAAAGATGTCTTAGGCTGGGGTGAAAATGACAGAGGAGTGTCCTTCACATTTGGTGCAGAAGTGGTTGCAAAATTTCTCCATAAGCATGATTTGGATCTTATATGTAGAGCCCATCAG GTGGTTGAAGATGGATATGAATTTTTTGCCAAGAGGCAGTTGGTCACTCTGTTTTCTGCACCCAATTATTGTGGAGAGTTTGACAATGCAGGTGCCATGATGAGTGTGGATGAAACGCTAATGTGTTCTTTTCAG ATTTTAAAGCCTGCAGAGAAAAAGAAGCCGAATGCCACTAGACCCGTAACACCGCCAAGGG TTTCATCAGGCCTGAACCCGACCATTCAGAAAGCTTCAAATTATAGAAACAATTCTGTTCTATACGAGTGA